Part of the Brassica oleracea var. oleracea cultivar TO1000 chromosome C8, BOL, whole genome shotgun sequence genome is shown below.
GTTTGTTAGGCTTGTAGAATATAAACATGATTATTACTCAAAAAATAAAATAAAACTTACTCATGAGCAATACACAAATCAGGAAAGAATTCACGTAAGATTTTCTCAATCTCCTCCGTTGTGACAATCGGAGCATCAATGATGTATCTGCCTTTGGCTGAAGGAGTCTCGAGCGCCTTGATATGAGCTAGAGCAACATCCCTCACGTCCACAAGTCTATGATGCTTCCTATTAAAAGTGTTCTTACCTTTTATAAAATCTATAACCACATCTACTGAGAAATTAATAGTTAGTTGTAGGACTGGTCCAATAACGAGTCCTGGATTCATTACGACCAAGTCCAAGTTGTTGTCCTTGGCAAACGTCCATGCCGCATTTTCGGCCAAAGTCTTGGAGAGTATATACCATTGCTGGATACGAGAAAATAAAATAAAAAGGTAATTAATAAATAATTAATGCGAGTTCTCATAACTCATTGATGTGTTATAAGCACAATGTAAAAAAAAAACCTTTTCCTCCTCACAGACACTTGGATCAGAGAAGGTTGTTTCGTCTAGTAAGACGTTTGGTCCCAAGGGGAAGTTAGGAGAATGAAGTGTGGCCATGGACGACGTTAAAATGACCCTCTTGACAGAAGACACTTTAGTGCATGTTGCTAGTACGTTAATAGTTCCCTTGACGGCTGGTTCTATCAGCTCAGCCTGCATAATCAATAGTAACTATCAAGTTTCTAACAACAATTCAAGCAAAGTAAACTAGTAAGGATTGTGTTGGTTTGAACAAATTACTATTTGTTGACGCACCTGTGGATCAGTGGCAATGATTTTGACTGGTGAAGCGGTGTGGAAGACAGCGTCACATCCATCAATTGCATGCTCGAAAGAACCTTCTTCTAAAAGACTTGCTTTGAATAATTGAAGTCTTTCTCTTGCACCGTCAAGTGCAAGAAGATGATCTGTTTTCTTTTGATCCTCTGGAGAAACACACATATACATGTGTCAGAGTCCACTTCAAGAGAAGATTATCATATGTTTCTCTGTACTCCCTCTGTTTCAAATTATACGATGTTTTACAAGTTTCATGTTATTTCAAAATATATGTTGTTTTGAGATTTTGAGCTTAACTTTAATTTTATTGGAAACTGTTCGGCCAATAAAATATTACGGTTTTTTCGTAAATAGTTGAATGATTTTAAAATTATATCTTTAAAAATGTTTTTTAGAAGAATGTAATTTTCTTATTTTTTGTGCAAAGAACCAAAGAATCATATATTATGAAACTGAGGGAATAGTTTTGAATGATAATGTTGTTTAAATAAGATGCTGATATGGACACTAACACAAAATATTATGCTATAGTTTGGTACTTTGGTTAGATCGTTATATATGTGATGATGATGTTTATATACAAAAACATATGGTTTATGTTTTAGGCTCCATATTATGAATATACTAATTTAATGGAAACCATAATTCCTTCAAATTCTATCAAATTTCTAAATCCAATATCCCCACCTAAAATATACTAGTTGGCAACAAAATAAAGAGAAAAGGGTATTATATAGTTATCCCGGACCACCTATTTTTTTTCTTGTCTAAAAGGCTTTCTAAGTTATCGCAGACTATGTGGAAGCACCGTAACCTAGTGGTTAAGGTTTAAAGACTTCTACACCCAGGCCTGGGGTTCAAATCCCAGGCTATGCAATTTCTTGCAGATTGCGCTTTATAGGAGGTTCAGGTTTCAATTCCCGGAGAAAGCGACTTATTAAATAATTAATTATGCAGACTATGGAAAAAAAACTTGCAAGACAATTATTGCGCATTGTCGAATCGTCTATGTAATCTTTTTCATAATTGTAATATCATAATAAATCAGCGTTAAAAAAAAAATTTGGAAGCCCCCTTAGTCTAGTGGTTTGACTAAGGGTTCATTAATGCTTCTACAGCAGGAGGTCCGGGGTTCAAATCCCAGAAAATGCAAATTATGCAGATCATGGAGAAAATGGGTTACAAGAAGTTTTCAGCATGGTGCAAGGGCGTATCATCGAACATGGATCTCA
Proteins encoded:
- the LOC106308064 gene encoding tetraketide alpha-pyrone reductase 1-like; the encoded protein is MYMCVSPEDQKKTDHLLALDGARERLQLFKASLLEEGSFEHAIDGCDAVFHTASPVKIIATDPQAELIEPAVKGTINVLATCTKVSSVKRVILTSSMATLHSPNFPLGPNVLLDETTFSDPSVCEEEKQWYILSKTLAENAAWTFAKDNNLDLVVMNPGLVIGPVLQLTINFSVDVVIDFIKGKNTFNRKHHRLVDVRDVALAHIKALETPSAKGRYIIDAPIVTTEEIEKILREFFPDLCIAHENEEIDLNSMTYKVNVEKVKSLGIEFTPTETSLRDTVLSLKEKHLV